The following are encoded together in the Vigna unguiculata cultivar IT97K-499-35 chromosome 2, ASM411807v1, whole genome shotgun sequence genome:
- the LOC114174642 gene encoding aluminum-activated malate transporter 9-like — translation MDKQMECIEINIPTSTHAKPELHETDTKFGAKEIWVQIQSVWEFCKEDTGREIFALKVGITVLLVSLFVLFEAPYQVFGSNIIWAILTAIIVFEDTVGATFNRGFNRAVGTLVAVILAVVVAETALSCGHVAEPIILGLSMFMIAVITSYMKMWGALVQYEYGFRVTLMTYCLIVVSDYRIGNPVRTMIDRLYSIAIGGMISVLVNVSIFPIWAGDQLHKELVKNFHLVADSFEECTKKYLEDASEKSKFTMSSIDAFHEEGAYMRCQSTLDSGSRFQTLAQSAKWEPPHGKFMHISYPWLQYVKVGAVLRHCAYEVMALHSIAHAKIQVPYKLRVGLESEVEEASKEAAEVVRILGRDISHMQWSVKDSHVKRLHNSIKRLQSCMCFQYSYMLASTFDNPSKSFANISHMFYHLPYQREMMEEEVECYHHMTGKQLRRLYSWPPREADAFEDIKLEESTAMLSFTNFASSLMEFVARVEHLVEAVHELSKMAKFKSAL, via the exons ATGGACAAACAAATGGAGTGCATTGAGATCAACATTCCAACAAGTACACATGCTAAACCTGAGCTGCATGAGACGGACACAAAATTTGGAGCCAAAGAAATTTGGGTTCAGATTCAGAGTGTGTGGGAATTTTGCAAGGAAGACACCGGCAGAGAAATATTTGCACTCAAAGTTGGGATAACCGTTCTCCTTGTGTCTTTGTTCGTATTATTTGAAGCCCCATATCAAGTCTTCGGCTCCAATATCATATGGGCTATTCTCACTGCTATCATTGTCTTTGAGGACACCGTTG GAGCAACGTTTAATCGAGGATTTAACCGAGCAGTAGGAACATTGGTGGCTGTAATCTTGGCCGTGGTGGTTGCTGAGACAGCACTGTCGTGTGGCCATGTCGCTGAGCCTATTATCCTTGGCCTGAGCATGTTCATGATCG CGGTGATAACATCATACATGAAAATGTGGGGAGCACTTGTGCAGTATGAGTACGGGTTTAGGGTGACACTGATGACGTATTGCTTGATCGTAGTTTCTGACTATAGAATTGGTAACCCAGTTAGGACTATGATCGATCGCCTCTACTCAATCGCCATTGGAGGAATGATATCAGTGTTAGTCAATGTCTCTATTTTCCCTATATGGGCTGGGGACCAACTGCATAAAGAGTTGGTCAAAAACTTCCATTTGGTGGCAGATTCTTTTGAGG AATGCACCAAGAAATATTTGGAAGATGCATCGGAGAAATCAAAATTCACCATGTCAAGCATAGATGCATTTCATGAAGAAGGCGCTTATATGAGATGCCAAAGCACCTTGGATTCAGGATCAAGGTTTCAGACTCTG GCTCAATCAGCAAAATGGGAGCCACCGCATGGTAAATTCATGCACATTTCATATCCATGGTTACAATATGTGAAAGTTGGGGCAGTTCTGCGACACTGTGCCTACGAAGTTATGGCACTCCATAGCATTGCACACGCTAAAATTCAG GTACCCTACAAATTGAGGGTTGGGCTTGAATCAGAAGTTGAAGAAGCATCAAAGGAAGCTGCAGAAGTAGTAAGAATTTTGGGAAGAGACATCAGCCACATGCAGTGGAGTGTGAAAGATTCCCACGTTAAAAGGCTTCATAACAGTATCAAGAGATTGCAGAGTTGTATGTGCTTCCAATATTCTTATATGCTGGCATCAACCTTTGATAACCCTTCAAAGTCCTTTGCAAACATTTCACACATGTTCTACCATTTACCATATCAGAGGGAGATGATGGAAGAAGAAGTTGAATGTTACCATCACATGACAGGGAAGCAATTGAGAAGGTTATATTCTTGGCCACCAAGAGAAGCAGATGCTTTTGAAGACATCAAGTTAGAAGAAAGTACAGCAATGTTGTCATTCACTAACTTTGCTTCCTCTCTCATGGAGTTTGTGGCAAGAGTTGAACATTTGGTAGAGGCTGTTCATGAGTTATCCAAGATGGCCAAATTCAAGTCTGCTTTGTAA
- the LOC114172190 gene encoding uncharacterized protein LOC114172190 isoform X1: protein MDVRSQNLSFTANPSANAFKNLGSSMQVDVTEADCSTNDILQFDSPSSSISKGMKRKWGLIDGCIGQSTCSSLSLGLGLSTSSSDSKESSATSCTAISSVEEIDEESSMPMDIELDFTLNLDCEKVESPKKLVSSNLKIFELQPKIDLELSLSTQPSKSDITSVCLSPSQSPPLQLNLEIPLVHSTTPNVDEGSTSCRLKPGLVSLNPGASVMLNRAEKKVMDLSPNKLKSSVTCTSRLTQLKQPLHCNSNPMTCQVEGYGKGYQGASGLCISHGGGRRLNKAGSNKGAEGWTLHCKSCGGGRRCEYLGCTNSTVGHTDFCIAHGGSQRCSHHEGCIQAVRGKSCLCIRHGRGKRHQTEKCTKNAEGLAGLCISHGGGHRCQASGCTKGEQGNTMFCRAHGVGKRCTAPACTKDARGTPPLCKGHGGGKCCAYQGGGICTKNVNGGANFCVAHGGGMRCAVPDCLKRARGRVDLCVRHEGGKRCKLEGCGKGAQGATNFCETRGGRKRCSWGHPGSKYSNQHGDPSYSLATGKTGPSALHGGLVLDKRVHGGVSSGPVIQDTHDKLGELKQIVINQDMDVDMIKMGNPQKDDVIACSDAKLNEVASTHLPAGEEDHTPILVAVPEGRVHGGSLMAMLKGNSSLGKGLLSDPSEINKVSMVSQSKI from the coding sequence ATGGATGTGAGGTCGCAGAACTTGAGTTTCACAGCTAACCCGTCTGCAAATGCTTTCAAGAATTTGGGTAGCTCGATGCAAGTTGACGTAACGGAAGCTGACTGTAGTACAAATGATATCTTACAATTTGACTCCCCTAGTTCTTCAATTTCAAAGGGAATGAAAAGAAAGTGGGGTTTAATTGATGGATGTATTGGTCAAAGCACTTGCTCTTCTTTGTCTCTTGGACTTGGACTTTCAACAAGTTCCTCTGACAGCAAGGAGAGTTCAGCTACTTCTTGCACTGCTATCTCTTCAGTCGAAGAGATTGATGAGGAATCATCTATGCCTATGGATATTGAACTTGACTTTACCCTTAATCTTGACTGTGAAAAGGTAGAGAGCCCGAAAAAACTTGTTAGTTCAAATTTGAAGATATTTGAGTTGCAGCCAAAAATTGATTTGGAGTTGAGCCTTTCAACACAGCCCTCCAAATCGGATATTACCAGTGTTTGTCTAAGTCCTTCTCAGTCTCCACCTCTTCAATTGAACCTGGAGATCCCATTAGTACACAGCACGACACCAAATGTAGATGAGGGATCAACTTCATGTAGACTGAAACCTGGGCTTGTTTCACTTAATCCAGGTGCTAGTGTAATGTTAAACCGGGCTGAAAAGAAGGTTATGGATCTCTCACCTAACAAACTGAAAAGTTCTGTCACCTGTACTTCTAGACTAACACAGCTAAAACAACCGCTACACTGCAACAGTAATCCTATGACATGTCAAGTTGAGGGATATGGAAAGGGATACCAAGGTGCTTCTGGACTTTGTATATCTCATGGTGGTGGCAGGAGGCTTAACAAAGCCGGCAGCAATAAAGGAGCTGAAGGCTGGACGTTGCACTGCAAGTCTTGTGGAGGAGGCAGGCGATGTGAATATCTTGGTTGCACTAACAGCACAGTAGGACATACAGATTTCTGTATTGCTCATGGTGGTAGCCAGCGATGCAGTCATCATGAGGGATGTATCCAAGCCGTCCGAGGGAAATCTTGTTTGTGTATTCGGCATGGACGTGGCAAGAGACATCAAACAGAAAAATGTACTAAGAATGCAGAAGGCTTAGCTGGTCTGTGCATCTCACATGGTGGAGGGCATCGATGTCAAGCTTCTGGTTGCACTAAAGGGGAACAGGGAAACACTATGTTCTGCAGAGCGCATGGTGTGGGAAAACGCTGTACAGCACCAGCGTGCACCAAAGATGCTAGGGGGACCCCTCCACTTTGCAAAGGCCATGGTGGAGGAAAATGCTGTGCATACCAGGGTGGTGGAATTTGTACCAAAAATGTGAATGGAGGTGCCAACTTTTGTGTGGCACATGGAGGTGGAATGAGGTGTGCTGTACCTGATTGCTTGAAAAGAGCTAGAGGACGAGTTGATCTTTGTGTACGTCATGAGGGGGGCAAGAGATGCAAGCTTGAAGGGTGTGGAAAGGGTGCACAAGGTGCCACCAACTTTTGTGAGACACGTGGAGGAAGGAAGAGATGCTCTTGGGGACATCCTGGGTCAAAATATAGCAATCAACACGGTGACCCTTCTTATTCATTGGCAACAGGGAAGACAGGTCCGTCCGCACTTCATGGTGGGCTAGTGCTGGATAAGAGAGTTCATGGAGGCGTATCCTCAGGACCAGTTATTCAGGATACTCATGATAAATTGGGCGAACTGAAGCAGATAGTCATTAACCAAGATATGGATGTGGATATGATCAAAATGGGTAACCCACAGAAAGATGATGTGATAGCCTGTTCTGATGCTAAACTAAATGAAGTTGCCAGTACTCATCTCCCAGCGGGGGAAGAAGATCATACACCAATTTTGGTAGCTGTTCCCGAAGGCAGGGTGCATGGTGGAAGTCTGATGGCAATGCTGAAGGGGAATTCTAGCCTTGGGAAAGGTCTATTGAGTGATCCCTCAGAGATAAATAAAGTTTCCATGGTGTCCCAGAGTAAAATTTGA
- the LOC114172190 gene encoding uncharacterized protein LOC114172190 isoform X2 translates to MQVDVTEADCSTNDILQFDSPSSSISKGMKRKWGLIDGCIGQSTCSSLSLGLGLSTSSSDSKESSATSCTAISSVEEIDEESSMPMDIELDFTLNLDCEKVESPKKLVSSNLKIFELQPKIDLELSLSTQPSKSDITSVCLSPSQSPPLQLNLEIPLVHSTTPNVDEGSTSCRLKPGLVSLNPGASVMLNRAEKKVMDLSPNKLKSSVTCTSRLTQLKQPLHCNSNPMTCQVEGYGKGYQGASGLCISHGGGRRLNKAGSNKGAEGWTLHCKSCGGGRRCEYLGCTNSTVGHTDFCIAHGGSQRCSHHEGCIQAVRGKSCLCIRHGRGKRHQTEKCTKNAEGLAGLCISHGGGHRCQASGCTKGEQGNTMFCRAHGVGKRCTAPACTKDARGTPPLCKGHGGGKCCAYQGGGICTKNVNGGANFCVAHGGGMRCAVPDCLKRARGRVDLCVRHEGGKRCKLEGCGKGAQGATNFCETRGGRKRCSWGHPGSKYSNQHGDPSYSLATGKTGPSALHGGLVLDKRVHGGVSSGPVIQDTHDKLGELKQIVINQDMDVDMIKMGNPQKDDVIACSDAKLNEVASTHLPAGEEDHTPILVAVPEGRVHGGSLMAMLKGNSSLGKGLLSDPSEINKVSMVSQSKI, encoded by the coding sequence ATGCAAGTTGACGTAACGGAAGCTGACTGTAGTACAAATGATATCTTACAATTTGACTCCCCTAGTTCTTCAATTTCAAAGGGAATGAAAAGAAAGTGGGGTTTAATTGATGGATGTATTGGTCAAAGCACTTGCTCTTCTTTGTCTCTTGGACTTGGACTTTCAACAAGTTCCTCTGACAGCAAGGAGAGTTCAGCTACTTCTTGCACTGCTATCTCTTCAGTCGAAGAGATTGATGAGGAATCATCTATGCCTATGGATATTGAACTTGACTTTACCCTTAATCTTGACTGTGAAAAGGTAGAGAGCCCGAAAAAACTTGTTAGTTCAAATTTGAAGATATTTGAGTTGCAGCCAAAAATTGATTTGGAGTTGAGCCTTTCAACACAGCCCTCCAAATCGGATATTACCAGTGTTTGTCTAAGTCCTTCTCAGTCTCCACCTCTTCAATTGAACCTGGAGATCCCATTAGTACACAGCACGACACCAAATGTAGATGAGGGATCAACTTCATGTAGACTGAAACCTGGGCTTGTTTCACTTAATCCAGGTGCTAGTGTAATGTTAAACCGGGCTGAAAAGAAGGTTATGGATCTCTCACCTAACAAACTGAAAAGTTCTGTCACCTGTACTTCTAGACTAACACAGCTAAAACAACCGCTACACTGCAACAGTAATCCTATGACATGTCAAGTTGAGGGATATGGAAAGGGATACCAAGGTGCTTCTGGACTTTGTATATCTCATGGTGGTGGCAGGAGGCTTAACAAAGCCGGCAGCAATAAAGGAGCTGAAGGCTGGACGTTGCACTGCAAGTCTTGTGGAGGAGGCAGGCGATGTGAATATCTTGGTTGCACTAACAGCACAGTAGGACATACAGATTTCTGTATTGCTCATGGTGGTAGCCAGCGATGCAGTCATCATGAGGGATGTATCCAAGCCGTCCGAGGGAAATCTTGTTTGTGTATTCGGCATGGACGTGGCAAGAGACATCAAACAGAAAAATGTACTAAGAATGCAGAAGGCTTAGCTGGTCTGTGCATCTCACATGGTGGAGGGCATCGATGTCAAGCTTCTGGTTGCACTAAAGGGGAACAGGGAAACACTATGTTCTGCAGAGCGCATGGTGTGGGAAAACGCTGTACAGCACCAGCGTGCACCAAAGATGCTAGGGGGACCCCTCCACTTTGCAAAGGCCATGGTGGAGGAAAATGCTGTGCATACCAGGGTGGTGGAATTTGTACCAAAAATGTGAATGGAGGTGCCAACTTTTGTGTGGCACATGGAGGTGGAATGAGGTGTGCTGTACCTGATTGCTTGAAAAGAGCTAGAGGACGAGTTGATCTTTGTGTACGTCATGAGGGGGGCAAGAGATGCAAGCTTGAAGGGTGTGGAAAGGGTGCACAAGGTGCCACCAACTTTTGTGAGACACGTGGAGGAAGGAAGAGATGCTCTTGGGGACATCCTGGGTCAAAATATAGCAATCAACACGGTGACCCTTCTTATTCATTGGCAACAGGGAAGACAGGTCCGTCCGCACTTCATGGTGGGCTAGTGCTGGATAAGAGAGTTCATGGAGGCGTATCCTCAGGACCAGTTATTCAGGATACTCATGATAAATTGGGCGAACTGAAGCAGATAGTCATTAACCAAGATATGGATGTGGATATGATCAAAATGGGTAACCCACAGAAAGATGATGTGATAGCCTGTTCTGATGCTAAACTAAATGAAGTTGCCAGTACTCATCTCCCAGCGGGGGAAGAAGATCATACACCAATTTTGGTAGCTGTTCCCGAAGGCAGGGTGCATGGTGGAAGTCTGATGGCAATGCTGAAGGGGAATTCTAGCCTTGGGAAAGGTCTATTGAGTGATCCCTCAGAGATAAATAAAGTTTCCATGGTGTCCCAGAGTAAAATTTGA
- the LOC114170869 gene encoding protein PAM71, chloroplastic-like: MHSLSHTHPFLRSHSLSSFTSSSFLLLLPPSTLRSSKRLRSSPFATSSPIHPNGTKFPTQGLSHSCKNSKNSKNSPESLARISNWKFPLAPIAHSNFSVRLLKFMMLFGFFTLKHSYPAHAASDFFNAFSLSPAFGDFDDISTGFASAFLLIFFSELGDKTFFIAALLAARNTAGVVFIGTFSALAAMTLISVVLGRTFHYVDEILPFRFGETDLPIDDIAAVCLLVYFGVSTLLDASSSNGQKSDEEQKEAELAVSEFSGNGAGILSAASTAASTFLLVFVAEWGDKSFFSTIALAAASSPFGVIAGALAGHGVATLLAVLGGSLLGTYLSEKVISYIGGVLFLVFAAVTLYEIVQ, translated from the exons ATGcactctctctctcacacacacccCTTCCTACGCTCGCATTCACTCTCTTCCTTCACCtcatcttcttttcttctccttcttcctccttCCACTCTTCGCAGCTCTAAGAGGTTGCGATCCTCGCCCTTCGCCACCTCTTCCCCAATTCACCCAAATGGAACCAAATTCCCAACGCAGGGACTCTCTCATTCTTGCAAGAATTCCAAGAATTCCAAGAATTCACCTGAATCACTCGCTCGCATCTCCAATTGGAAATTCCCCTTGGCTCCAATTGCTCATTCTAATTTCTCCGTTAGGCTTCTCAAGTTTATGATGCTCTTCGGCTTCTTCACACTTAAACACTCTTATCCCGCTCATGCTGCCTCCGACTTTTTCAATGCTTTCAGTTTATCTCCTGCATTTGGGGATTTTGATGACATAAGCACAGGTTTTGCTTCA GCGTTTCTGCTGATATTTTTCTCTGAACTTGGAGATAAGACCTTCTTCATTGCA GCCCTGCTTGCAGCTAGGAATACAGCTGGTGTTGTTTTTATTGGGACGTTTAGCGCACTTGC GGCAATGACTCTGATATCTGTTGTCCTTGGGAGAACTTTTCATTATGTTGATGAAATCTTGCCATTCag GTTTGGAGAAACGGATTTACCTATTGATGATATTGCTGCTGTTTGCCTTTTG GTGTACTTTGGGGTCTCTACCCTGCTGGATGCCTCATCTAGTAATGGCCAAAAATCAGATGAAGAGCAGAAGGAG GCAGAGCTAGCAGTTTCTGAATTTTCTGGAAATGGTGCTGGAATACTATCTGCTGCTAGCACAGCTGCCAGTACTTTTCTCTTAGTTTTTGTCGCCGAATGGGGTGATAAGTCATTTTTCTCCACAATTG CCCTTGCAGCAGCCTCTTCTCCCTTTGGAGTCATTGCTGGAGCACTGGCGGGTCATGGTGTTGCAACTTTG CTAGCTGTACTCGGGGGCTCTTTACTTGGAACGTATTTATCAGAGAAG GTTATTTCCTACATCGGAGGTGTTCTCTTTCTCGTCTTTGCTGCAGTAACCTTATATGAAATTGTGCAATAG